Proteins from a single region of Pongo abelii isolate AG06213 chromosome 17, NHGRI_mPonAbe1-v2.0_pri, whole genome shotgun sequence:
- the MBD1 gene encoding methyl-CpG-binding domain protein 1 isoform X47 produces the protein MELRTLDRLLLLPVASMAEDWLDCPALGPGWKRREVFRKSGATCGRSDTYYQSPTGDRIRSKVELTRYLGPACDLTLFDFKQGILCYPAPKAHPVAVASKKRKKPSRPAKTRKRQVGPQSGEVRKEAPRDETKADTDTAPASFPAPGCCENCGISFSGDGTQRQRLKTLCKDCRAQRIAFNREQRMFKRVGCGECAACQVTEDCGACSTCLLQLPHDVASGLFCKCERRRCLRIVERSRGCGVCRGCQTQEDCGRCPICLRPPRPGLRRQWKCVQRRCLRHLAHRLRRRHQRCQRRTPLAVAPPTGKHARRKGGCDSKMAARRRPGAQPLPPPPPSQSPEPAEPHPRALAPSPPAEFIYYCVDEDELQPYTNRRQNRKCGACAACLRRMDCGRCDFCCDKPKFGGSNQKRQKCRWRQCLQFAMKRLLPSVWSESEDGAGSPPPYRRRKRPSSARRHHLGPTLKPTLVTRTAQPDHTQAPTKQEAGGGFVLPPPGTDLVFLREGASSPVQVPGPVAASTEALLQVKQEKADTQDEWTPGTAVLTSPVLVPGCPSKAVDPGLPSVKQEPPDPEEDKEENKDDSASKLAPEEEAGGAGTPVITEIFSLGGTRFRDTAVWLPRYYHLALDWKCNCGYHLCCRSVLVP, from the exons ATGGAGCTCAGAACTCTTGACAG GCTACTGCTGCTTCCTGTGGCCTCCATGGCTGAGGACTGGCTGGACTGCCCGGCCCTGGGCCCTGGCTGGAAGCGCCGTGAAGTCTTTCGCAAGTCAGGGGCCACCTGTGGACGCTCAGACACCTATTACCAGAG CCCCACAGGAGACAGGATCCGAAGCAAAGTTGAGCTGACTCGATACCTGGGCCCTGCGTGTGATCTCACCCTCTTCGACTTCAAACAAGGCATCTTGTGCTATCCAGCCCCCAAG GCCCATCCCGTGGCGGTTGCCAGCAAGAAGCGAAAGAAGCCTTCAAGGCCAGCCAAGACTCGGAAACGTCAGGTTGGACCCCAGAGTGGTGAGGTCAGGAAGGAGGCCCCGAGGGATGAGACCAAGGCTGACACTGACACAGCCCCAGCTTCATTTCCTGCTCCTGG GTGCTGTGAGAACTGTGGAATCAGCTTCTCAGGGGATGGCACCCAAAGGCAGCGGCTCAAAACATTGTGCAAAGACTGTCGAG CACAGAGAATTGCCTTCAACCGGGAACAGAGAATGTTTAAG CGTGTGGGCTGTGGGGAGTGTGCAGCCTGCCAGGTAACAGAAGACTGTGGGGCCTGCTCCACCTGCCTCCTGCAGCTGCCCCATGATGTGGCATCGGGGCTGTTCTGCAAGTGTGAACGGAGACGCTGCCTCCGGATTGTGGAAAGG AGCCGAGGGTGTGGAGTATGCCGGGGCTGTCAGACCCAAGAGGATTGTGGCCGTTGCCCCATCTGCCTTCGCCCTCCCCGCCCTGGTCTCAGGCGCCAGTGGAAATGTGTCCAGCGACGTTGCCTACGG CACCTTGCTCACCGCCTGCGTCGCCGTCATCAGAGATGTCAGCGACGCACTCCCCTGGCTGTGGCTCCCCCAACT GGTAAACATGCCCGCCGCAAGGGAGGCTGTGACTCCAAGATGGCTGCCAGGCGGCGCCCCGGAGCCCAGCCACTGCCTCCACCACCCCCATCACAGTCCCCAGAGCCCGCAGAGCCG CACCCCAGAGCCCTGGCCCCCTCGCCACCTGCCGAGTTCATCTATTACTGTGTAGACGAGGACGAGCTA caGCCCTACACGAACCGCCGGCAGAACCGCAAGTGCGGGGCCTGTGCAGCCTGCCTACGGCGGATGGACTGTGGCCGCTGCGACTTCTGCTGCGACAAGCCCAAATTCGGGGGCAGCAACCAGAAGCGCCAGAAGTGTCGTTGGCGCCAATGCCTGCAGTTTGCCATG AAGCGGCTGCTGCCTAGTGTCTGGTCAGAGTCTGAGGATGGGGCAGGATCGCCCCCACCTTACCGTCGTCGAAAGAGGCCCAGCTCTGCCCGACGGCACCATCTTGGCCCTACCTTGAAGCCCACCTTGGTTACACGCACAGCCCAACCAGACCATACCCAGGCTCCAACGAAGCAGGAAGCAGGTGGTGGCTTTGTGCTGCCCCCGCCTGGCACTGACCTTGTGTTTTTACGGGAAGGCGCAAGCAGTCCTGTGCAGGTGCCGGGCCCTGTTGCAGCTTCCACAGAAGCCCTGTTGCAG GTGAAGCAAGAGAAGGCGGATACCCAGGACGAGTGGACACCAGGCACAGCTGTCCTGACTTCTCCCGTATTGGTGCCTGGCTGCCCTAGCAAG GCAGTAGACCCAGGCCTGCCATCTGTGAAGCAAGAGCCACCTGACCCTGAGGAGGACAAGGAGGAGAACAAGGATGACTCTGCCTCCAAATTGGCCccagaggaagaggcaggaggggCTGGCACACCCGTG ATCACGGAGATTTTCAGCCTGGGTGGAACCCGCTTCCGAGATACAGCAGTCTGGTTGCCAAG GTATTACCACCTTGCTCTTGACTGGAAATGCAACTGTGGTTACCACCTGTGCTGCAGGTCGGTCCTGGTTCCctga
- the MBD1 gene encoding methyl-CpG-binding domain protein 1 isoform X15 yields the protein MELRTLDRLLLLPVASMAEDWLDCPALGPGWKRREVFRKSGATCGRSDTYYQSPTGDRIRSKVELTRYLGPACDLTLFDFKQGILCYPAPKAHPVAVASKKRKKPSRPAKTRKRQVGPQSGEVRKEAPRDETKADTDTAPASFPAPGCCENCGISFSGDGTQRQRLKTLCKDCRAQRIAFNREQRMFKRVGCGECAACQVTEDCGACSTCLLQLPHDVASGLFCKCERRRCLRIVERSRGCGVCRGCQTQEDCGRCPICLRPPRPGLRRQWKCVQRRCLRHLAHRLRRRHQRCQRRTPLAVAPPTGKHARRKGGCDSKMAARRRPGAQPLPPPPPSQSPEPAEPHPRALAPSPPAEFIYYCVDEDELKRLLPSVWSESEDGAGSPPPYRRRKRPSSARRHHLGPTLKPTLVTRTAQPDHTQAPTKQEAGGGFVLPPPGTDLVFLREGASSPVQVPGPVAASTEALLQEAQCSGLSWVVALPQVKQEKADTQDEWTPGTAVLTSPVLVPGCPSKAVDPGLPSVKQEPPDPEEDKEENKDDSASKLAPEEEAGGAGTPVITEIFSLGGTRFRDTAVWLPSLQGRHSGREDGCKVWETEDTVEPTSTSWNPRGWPGTHVSLSPPPASMMWVSCRRSWCPSSQS from the exons ATGGAGCTCAGAACTCTTGACAG GCTACTGCTGCTTCCTGTGGCCTCCATGGCTGAGGACTGGCTGGACTGCCCGGCCCTGGGCCCTGGCTGGAAGCGCCGTGAAGTCTTTCGCAAGTCAGGGGCCACCTGTGGACGCTCAGACACCTATTACCAGAG CCCCACAGGAGACAGGATCCGAAGCAAAGTTGAGCTGACTCGATACCTGGGCCCTGCGTGTGATCTCACCCTCTTCGACTTCAAACAAGGCATCTTGTGCTATCCAGCCCCCAAG GCCCATCCCGTGGCGGTTGCCAGCAAGAAGCGAAAGAAGCCTTCAAGGCCAGCCAAGACTCGGAAACGTCAGGTTGGACCCCAGAGTGGTGAGGTCAGGAAGGAGGCCCCGAGGGATGAGACCAAGGCTGACACTGACACAGCCCCAGCTTCATTTCCTGCTCCTGG GTGCTGTGAGAACTGTGGAATCAGCTTCTCAGGGGATGGCACCCAAAGGCAGCGGCTCAAAACATTGTGCAAAGACTGTCGAG CACAGAGAATTGCCTTCAACCGGGAACAGAGAATGTTTAAG CGTGTGGGCTGTGGGGAGTGTGCAGCCTGCCAGGTAACAGAAGACTGTGGGGCCTGCTCCACCTGCCTCCTGCAGCTGCCCCATGATGTGGCATCGGGGCTGTTCTGCAAGTGTGAACGGAGACGCTGCCTCCGGATTGTGGAAAGG AGCCGAGGGTGTGGAGTATGCCGGGGCTGTCAGACCCAAGAGGATTGTGGCCGTTGCCCCATCTGCCTTCGCCCTCCCCGCCCTGGTCTCAGGCGCCAGTGGAAATGTGTCCAGCGACGTTGCCTACGG CACCTTGCTCACCGCCTGCGTCGCCGTCATCAGAGATGTCAGCGACGCACTCCCCTGGCTGTGGCTCCCCCAACT GGTAAACATGCCCGCCGCAAGGGAGGCTGTGACTCCAAGATGGCTGCCAGGCGGCGCCCCGGAGCCCAGCCACTGCCTCCACCACCCCCATCACAGTCCCCAGAGCCCGCAGAGCCG CACCCCAGAGCCCTGGCCCCCTCGCCACCTGCCGAGTTCATCTATTACTGTGTAGACGAGGACGAGCTA AAGCGGCTGCTGCCTAGTGTCTGGTCAGAGTCTGAGGATGGGGCAGGATCGCCCCCACCTTACCGTCGTCGAAAGAGGCCCAGCTCTGCCCGACGGCACCATCTTGGCCCTACCTTGAAGCCCACCTTGGTTACACGCACAGCCCAACCAGACCATACCCAGGCTCCAACGAAGCAGGAAGCAGGTGGTGGCTTTGTGCTGCCCCCGCCTGGCACTGACCTTGTGTTTTTACGGGAAGGCGCAAGCAGTCCTGTGCAGGTGCCGGGCCCTGTTGCAGCTTCCACAGAAGCCCTGTTGCAG GAGGCCCAGTGCTCTGGCCTGAGTTGGGTTGTGGCCTTACCCCAGGTGAAGCAAGAGAAGGCGGATACCCAGGACGAGTGGACACCAGGCACAGCTGTCCTGACTTCTCCCGTATTGGTGCCTGGCTGCCCTAGCAAG GCAGTAGACCCAGGCCTGCCATCTGTGAAGCAAGAGCCACCTGACCCTGAGGAGGACAAGGAGGAGAACAAGGATGACTCTGCCTCCAAATTGGCCccagaggaagaggcaggaggggCTGGCACACCCGTG ATCACGGAGATTTTCAGCCTGGGTGGAACCCGCTTCCGAGATACAGCAGTCTGGTTGCCAAG TCTGCAGGGCAGGCACTCGGGAAGGGAAGATGGATGTAAAGTGTGGGAGACCGAGGACACAGTGGAGCCCACGAGCACAAGCTGGAACCCACGAGGATGGCCTGGAACCCATGTCAGTCTCTCACCACCTCCAGCTTCGATGATGTGGGTGTCCTGCAGAAGAAGCTGGTGCCCttcctcacagagttaa
- the MBD1 gene encoding methyl-CpG-binding domain protein 1 isoform X12, with protein MELRTLDRLLLLPVASMAEDWLDCPALGPGWKRREVFRKSGATCGRSDTYYQSPTGDRIRSKVELTRYLGPACDLTLFDFKQGILCYPAPKAHPVAVASKKRKKPSRPAKTRKRQVGPQSGEVRKEAPRDETKADTDTAPASFPAPGCCENCGISFSGDGTQRQRLKTLCKDCRAQRIAFNREQRMFKRVGCGECAACQVTEDCGACSTCLLQLPHDVASGLFCKCERRRCLRIVERSRGCGVCRGCQTQEDCGRCPICLRPPRPGLRRQWKCVQRRCLRHLAHRLRRRHQRCQRRTPLAVAPPTGKHARRKGGCDSKMAARRRPGAQPLPPPPPSQSPEPAEPHPRALAPSPPAEFIYYCVDEDELQPYTNRRQNRKCGACAACLRRMDCGRCDFCCDKPKFGGSNQKRQKCRWRQCLQFAMKRLLPSVWSESEDGAGSPPPYRRRKRPSSARRHHLGPTLKPTLVTRTAQPDHTQAPTKQEAGGGFVLPPPGTDLVFLREGASSPVQVPGPVAASTEALLQAVDPGLPSVKQEPPDPEEDKEENKDDSASKLAPEEEAGGAGTPVITEIFSLGGTRFRDTAVWLPSLQGRHSGREDGCKVWETEDTVEPTSTSWNPRGWPGTHVSLSPPPASMMWVSCRRSWCPSSQS; from the exons ATGGAGCTCAGAACTCTTGACAG GCTACTGCTGCTTCCTGTGGCCTCCATGGCTGAGGACTGGCTGGACTGCCCGGCCCTGGGCCCTGGCTGGAAGCGCCGTGAAGTCTTTCGCAAGTCAGGGGCCACCTGTGGACGCTCAGACACCTATTACCAGAG CCCCACAGGAGACAGGATCCGAAGCAAAGTTGAGCTGACTCGATACCTGGGCCCTGCGTGTGATCTCACCCTCTTCGACTTCAAACAAGGCATCTTGTGCTATCCAGCCCCCAAG GCCCATCCCGTGGCGGTTGCCAGCAAGAAGCGAAAGAAGCCTTCAAGGCCAGCCAAGACTCGGAAACGTCAGGTTGGACCCCAGAGTGGTGAGGTCAGGAAGGAGGCCCCGAGGGATGAGACCAAGGCTGACACTGACACAGCCCCAGCTTCATTTCCTGCTCCTGG GTGCTGTGAGAACTGTGGAATCAGCTTCTCAGGGGATGGCACCCAAAGGCAGCGGCTCAAAACATTGTGCAAAGACTGTCGAG CACAGAGAATTGCCTTCAACCGGGAACAGAGAATGTTTAAG CGTGTGGGCTGTGGGGAGTGTGCAGCCTGCCAGGTAACAGAAGACTGTGGGGCCTGCTCCACCTGCCTCCTGCAGCTGCCCCATGATGTGGCATCGGGGCTGTTCTGCAAGTGTGAACGGAGACGCTGCCTCCGGATTGTGGAAAGG AGCCGAGGGTGTGGAGTATGCCGGGGCTGTCAGACCCAAGAGGATTGTGGCCGTTGCCCCATCTGCCTTCGCCCTCCCCGCCCTGGTCTCAGGCGCCAGTGGAAATGTGTCCAGCGACGTTGCCTACGG CACCTTGCTCACCGCCTGCGTCGCCGTCATCAGAGATGTCAGCGACGCACTCCCCTGGCTGTGGCTCCCCCAACT GGTAAACATGCCCGCCGCAAGGGAGGCTGTGACTCCAAGATGGCTGCCAGGCGGCGCCCCGGAGCCCAGCCACTGCCTCCACCACCCCCATCACAGTCCCCAGAGCCCGCAGAGCCG CACCCCAGAGCCCTGGCCCCCTCGCCACCTGCCGAGTTCATCTATTACTGTGTAGACGAGGACGAGCTA caGCCCTACACGAACCGCCGGCAGAACCGCAAGTGCGGGGCCTGTGCAGCCTGCCTACGGCGGATGGACTGTGGCCGCTGCGACTTCTGCTGCGACAAGCCCAAATTCGGGGGCAGCAACCAGAAGCGCCAGAAGTGTCGTTGGCGCCAATGCCTGCAGTTTGCCATG AAGCGGCTGCTGCCTAGTGTCTGGTCAGAGTCTGAGGATGGGGCAGGATCGCCCCCACCTTACCGTCGTCGAAAGAGGCCCAGCTCTGCCCGACGGCACCATCTTGGCCCTACCTTGAAGCCCACCTTGGTTACACGCACAGCCCAACCAGACCATACCCAGGCTCCAACGAAGCAGGAAGCAGGTGGTGGCTTTGTGCTGCCCCCGCCTGGCACTGACCTTGTGTTTTTACGGGAAGGCGCAAGCAGTCCTGTGCAGGTGCCGGGCCCTGTTGCAGCTTCCACAGAAGCCCTGTTGCAG GCAGTAGACCCAGGCCTGCCATCTGTGAAGCAAGAGCCACCTGACCCTGAGGAGGACAAGGAGGAGAACAAGGATGACTCTGCCTCCAAATTGGCCccagaggaagaggcaggaggggCTGGCACACCCGTG ATCACGGAGATTTTCAGCCTGGGTGGAACCCGCTTCCGAGATACAGCAGTCTGGTTGCCAAG TCTGCAGGGCAGGCACTCGGGAAGGGAAGATGGATGTAAAGTGTGGGAGACCGAGGACACAGTGGAGCCCACGAGCACAAGCTGGAACCCACGAGGATGGCCTGGAACCCATGTCAGTCTCTCACCACCTCCAGCTTCGATGATGTGGGTGTCCTGCAGAAGAAGCTGGTGCCCttcctcacagagttaa
- the MBD1 gene encoding methyl-CpG-binding domain protein 1 isoform X7 encodes MELRTLDRLLLLPVASMAEDWLDCPALGPGWKRREVFRKSGATCGRSDTYYQSPTGDRIRSKVELTRYLGPACDLTLFDFKQGILCYPAPKAHPVAVASKKRKKPSRPAKTRKRQVGPQSGEVRKEAPRDETKADTDTAPASFPAPGCCENCGISFSGDGTQRQRLKTLCKDCRAQRIAFNREQRMFKRVGCGECAACQVTEDCGACSTCLLQLPHDVASGLFCKCERRRCLRIVERSRGCGVCRGCQTQEDCGRCPICLRPPRPGLRRQWKCVQRRCLRGKHARRKGGCDSKMAARRRPGAQPLPPPPPSQSPEPAEPHPRALAPSPPAEFIYYCVDEDELPYTNRRQNRKCGACAACLRRMDCGRCDFCCDKPKFGGSNQKRQKCRWRQCLQFAMKRLLPSVWSESEDGAGSPPPYRRRKRPSSARRHHLGPTLKPTLVTRTAQPDHTQAPTKQEAGGGFVLPPPGTDLVFLREGASSPVQVPGPVAASTEALLQEAQCSGLSWVVALPQVKQEKADTQDEWTPGTAVLTSPVLVPGCPSKAVDPGLPSVKQEPPDPEEDKEENKDDSASKLAPEEEAGGAGTPVITEIFSLGGTRFRDTAVWLPSLQGRHSGREDGCKVWETEDTVEPTSTSWNPRGWPGTHVSLSPPPASMMWVSCRRSWCPSSQS; translated from the exons ATGGAGCTCAGAACTCTTGACAG GCTACTGCTGCTTCCTGTGGCCTCCATGGCTGAGGACTGGCTGGACTGCCCGGCCCTGGGCCCTGGCTGGAAGCGCCGTGAAGTCTTTCGCAAGTCAGGGGCCACCTGTGGACGCTCAGACACCTATTACCAGAG CCCCACAGGAGACAGGATCCGAAGCAAAGTTGAGCTGACTCGATACCTGGGCCCTGCGTGTGATCTCACCCTCTTCGACTTCAAACAAGGCATCTTGTGCTATCCAGCCCCCAAG GCCCATCCCGTGGCGGTTGCCAGCAAGAAGCGAAAGAAGCCTTCAAGGCCAGCCAAGACTCGGAAACGTCAGGTTGGACCCCAGAGTGGTGAGGTCAGGAAGGAGGCCCCGAGGGATGAGACCAAGGCTGACACTGACACAGCCCCAGCTTCATTTCCTGCTCCTGG GTGCTGTGAGAACTGTGGAATCAGCTTCTCAGGGGATGGCACCCAAAGGCAGCGGCTCAAAACATTGTGCAAAGACTGTCGAG CACAGAGAATTGCCTTCAACCGGGAACAGAGAATGTTTAAG CGTGTGGGCTGTGGGGAGTGTGCAGCCTGCCAGGTAACAGAAGACTGTGGGGCCTGCTCCACCTGCCTCCTGCAGCTGCCCCATGATGTGGCATCGGGGCTGTTCTGCAAGTGTGAACGGAGACGCTGCCTCCGGATTGTGGAAAGG AGCCGAGGGTGTGGAGTATGCCGGGGCTGTCAGACCCAAGAGGATTGTGGCCGTTGCCCCATCTGCCTTCGCCCTCCCCGCCCTGGTCTCAGGCGCCAGTGGAAATGTGTCCAGCGACGTTGCCTACGG GGTAAACATGCCCGCCGCAAGGGAGGCTGTGACTCCAAGATGGCTGCCAGGCGGCGCCCCGGAGCCCAGCCACTGCCTCCACCACCCCCATCACAGTCCCCAGAGCCCGCAGAGCCG CACCCCAGAGCCCTGGCCCCCTCGCCACCTGCCGAGTTCATCTATTACTGTGTAGACGAGGACGAGCTA CCCTACACGAACCGCCGGCAGAACCGCAAGTGCGGGGCCTGTGCAGCCTGCCTACGGCGGATGGACTGTGGCCGCTGCGACTTCTGCTGCGACAAGCCCAAATTCGGGGGCAGCAACCAGAAGCGCCAGAAGTGTCGTTGGCGCCAATGCCTGCAGTTTGCCATG AAGCGGCTGCTGCCTAGTGTCTGGTCAGAGTCTGAGGATGGGGCAGGATCGCCCCCACCTTACCGTCGTCGAAAGAGGCCCAGCTCTGCCCGACGGCACCATCTTGGCCCTACCTTGAAGCCCACCTTGGTTACACGCACAGCCCAACCAGACCATACCCAGGCTCCAACGAAGCAGGAAGCAGGTGGTGGCTTTGTGCTGCCCCCGCCTGGCACTGACCTTGTGTTTTTACGGGAAGGCGCAAGCAGTCCTGTGCAGGTGCCGGGCCCTGTTGCAGCTTCCACAGAAGCCCTGTTGCAG GAGGCCCAGTGCTCTGGCCTGAGTTGGGTTGTGGCCTTACCCCAGGTGAAGCAAGAGAAGGCGGATACCCAGGACGAGTGGACACCAGGCACAGCTGTCCTGACTTCTCCCGTATTGGTGCCTGGCTGCCCTAGCAAG GCAGTAGACCCAGGCCTGCCATCTGTGAAGCAAGAGCCACCTGACCCTGAGGAGGACAAGGAGGAGAACAAGGATGACTCTGCCTCCAAATTGGCCccagaggaagaggcaggaggggCTGGCACACCCGTG ATCACGGAGATTTTCAGCCTGGGTGGAACCCGCTTCCGAGATACAGCAGTCTGGTTGCCAAG TCTGCAGGGCAGGCACTCGGGAAGGGAAGATGGATGTAAAGTGTGGGAGACCGAGGACACAGTGGAGCCCACGAGCACAAGCTGGAACCCACGAGGATGGCCTGGAACCCATGTCAGTCTCTCACCACCTCCAGCTTCGATGATGTGGGTGTCCTGCAGAAGAAGCTGGTGCCCttcctcacagagttaa
- the MBD1 gene encoding methyl-CpG-binding domain protein 1 isoform X9, which yields MELRTLDRLLLLPVASMAEDWLDCPALGPGWKRREVFRKSGATCGRSDTYYQSPTGDRIRSKVELTRYLGPACDLTLFDFKQGILCYPAPKAHPVAVASKKRKKPSRPAKTRKRQVGPQSGEVRKEAPRDETKADTDTAPASFPAPGCCENCGISFSGDGTQRQRLKTLCKDCRAQRIAFNREQRMFKRVGCGECAACQVTEDCGACSTCLLQLPHDVASGLFCKCERRRCLRIVERSRGCGVCRGCQTQEDCGRCPICLRPPRPGLRRQWKCVQRRCLRGKHARRKGGCDSKMAARRRPGAQPLPPPPPSQSPEPAEPHPRALAPSPPAEFIYYCVDEDELQPYTNRRQNRKCGACAACLRRMDCGRCDFCCDKPKFGGSNQKRQKCRWRQCLQFAMKRLLPSVWSESEDGAGSPPPYRRRKRPSSARRHHLGPTLKPTLVTRTAQPDHTQAPTKQEAGGGFVLPPPGTDLVFLREGASSPVQVPGPVAASTEALLQVKQEKADTQDEWTPGTAVLTSPVLVPGCPSKAVDPGLPSVKQEPPDPEEDKEENKDDSASKLAPEEEAGGAGTPVITEIFSLGGTRFRDTAVWLPSLQGRHSGREDGCKVWETEDTVEPTSTSWNPRGWPGTHVSLSPPPASMMWVSCRRSWCPSSQS from the exons ATGGAGCTCAGAACTCTTGACAG GCTACTGCTGCTTCCTGTGGCCTCCATGGCTGAGGACTGGCTGGACTGCCCGGCCCTGGGCCCTGGCTGGAAGCGCCGTGAAGTCTTTCGCAAGTCAGGGGCCACCTGTGGACGCTCAGACACCTATTACCAGAG CCCCACAGGAGACAGGATCCGAAGCAAAGTTGAGCTGACTCGATACCTGGGCCCTGCGTGTGATCTCACCCTCTTCGACTTCAAACAAGGCATCTTGTGCTATCCAGCCCCCAAG GCCCATCCCGTGGCGGTTGCCAGCAAGAAGCGAAAGAAGCCTTCAAGGCCAGCCAAGACTCGGAAACGTCAGGTTGGACCCCAGAGTGGTGAGGTCAGGAAGGAGGCCCCGAGGGATGAGACCAAGGCTGACACTGACACAGCCCCAGCTTCATTTCCTGCTCCTGG GTGCTGTGAGAACTGTGGAATCAGCTTCTCAGGGGATGGCACCCAAAGGCAGCGGCTCAAAACATTGTGCAAAGACTGTCGAG CACAGAGAATTGCCTTCAACCGGGAACAGAGAATGTTTAAG CGTGTGGGCTGTGGGGAGTGTGCAGCCTGCCAGGTAACAGAAGACTGTGGGGCCTGCTCCACCTGCCTCCTGCAGCTGCCCCATGATGTGGCATCGGGGCTGTTCTGCAAGTGTGAACGGAGACGCTGCCTCCGGATTGTGGAAAGG AGCCGAGGGTGTGGAGTATGCCGGGGCTGTCAGACCCAAGAGGATTGTGGCCGTTGCCCCATCTGCCTTCGCCCTCCCCGCCCTGGTCTCAGGCGCCAGTGGAAATGTGTCCAGCGACGTTGCCTACGG GGTAAACATGCCCGCCGCAAGGGAGGCTGTGACTCCAAGATGGCTGCCAGGCGGCGCCCCGGAGCCCAGCCACTGCCTCCACCACCCCCATCACAGTCCCCAGAGCCCGCAGAGCCG CACCCCAGAGCCCTGGCCCCCTCGCCACCTGCCGAGTTCATCTATTACTGTGTAGACGAGGACGAGCTA caGCCCTACACGAACCGCCGGCAGAACCGCAAGTGCGGGGCCTGTGCAGCCTGCCTACGGCGGATGGACTGTGGCCGCTGCGACTTCTGCTGCGACAAGCCCAAATTCGGGGGCAGCAACCAGAAGCGCCAGAAGTGTCGTTGGCGCCAATGCCTGCAGTTTGCCATG AAGCGGCTGCTGCCTAGTGTCTGGTCAGAGTCTGAGGATGGGGCAGGATCGCCCCCACCTTACCGTCGTCGAAAGAGGCCCAGCTCTGCCCGACGGCACCATCTTGGCCCTACCTTGAAGCCCACCTTGGTTACACGCACAGCCCAACCAGACCATACCCAGGCTCCAACGAAGCAGGAAGCAGGTGGTGGCTTTGTGCTGCCCCCGCCTGGCACTGACCTTGTGTTTTTACGGGAAGGCGCAAGCAGTCCTGTGCAGGTGCCGGGCCCTGTTGCAGCTTCCACAGAAGCCCTGTTGCAG GTGAAGCAAGAGAAGGCGGATACCCAGGACGAGTGGACACCAGGCACAGCTGTCCTGACTTCTCCCGTATTGGTGCCTGGCTGCCCTAGCAAG GCAGTAGACCCAGGCCTGCCATCTGTGAAGCAAGAGCCACCTGACCCTGAGGAGGACAAGGAGGAGAACAAGGATGACTCTGCCTCCAAATTGGCCccagaggaagaggcaggaggggCTGGCACACCCGTG ATCACGGAGATTTTCAGCCTGGGTGGAACCCGCTTCCGAGATACAGCAGTCTGGTTGCCAAG TCTGCAGGGCAGGCACTCGGGAAGGGAAGATGGATGTAAAGTGTGGGAGACCGAGGACACAGTGGAGCCCACGAGCACAAGCTGGAACCCACGAGGATGGCCTGGAACCCATGTCAGTCTCTCACCACCTCCAGCTTCGATGATGTGGGTGTCCTGCAGAAGAAGCTGGTGCCCttcctcacagagttaa